A window of the Hippoglossus stenolepis isolate QCI-W04-F060 chromosome 8, HSTE1.2, whole genome shotgun sequence genome harbors these coding sequences:
- the sec61b gene encoding protein transport protein Sec61 subunit beta, with protein MPGPAVSATNVGASGRSPSKTVAPRAAGSTVRQRKATSSGTRSGGRTTGSAGTGGMWRFYTEDSPGLKVGPVPVLVMSLLFIASVFMLHIWGKYTRS; from the exons ATG cctgGACCAGCAGTAAGTGCAACCAATGTTGGGGCCTCTGGCCGTTCCCCCAGTAAGACTGTGGCCCCCCGCGCCGCAGGCTCCACAGTCCGACAAag GAAAGCTACCAGCAGTGGTACACGCAGCGGTGGCAGGACCACAGGATCGGCGGGCACTGGTGGCATGTGGCGCTTCTACACAGAAGACTCACCAGGACTCAAAGT TGGCCCGGTGCCAGTGCTGGTGATGAGTCTACTCTTCATTGCTTCAGTCTTCATGCTGCACATCTGGGGGAAGTACACCCGCTCTTAA
- the alg2 gene encoding alpha-1,3/1,6-mannosyltransferase ALG2: MVRVVFLHPDLGIGGAERLVVDAAVALKSQGCSVQIWTAHYDPTHCFSETLDPDLPVVCVGDWLPTSVFGYLHALCAYLRMIYVALYLVFFSGVEYDVIFCDQVSVCIPMLRLSRQRKKVLFYCHFPDQLLTQRRSTLKKLYRAPIDWLEERTTGMADMILVNSKFTAGIFRETFHSLSRVQTDVLYPSLNTRTFDQPSTEAQGLEGLLPEATSCLFLSLNRYERKKNLGLALEALAFLRSSLPPSQRADVHLVVAGGYDDRVTENVQHYVELKELAEQLHLKDCVTFLRSPSDSLKVALFQGSAAVLYTPSREHFGIVPVEAMYCCCPVIAVNSGGPLESVADGETGFLCEPTAEAFSEAMGRLVREPQLRRDMGQAGRRRVQDKFSLQAFSDQLYGYIVRLSQ, from the exons ATGGTGCGGGTTGTGTTCCTCCATCCAGACCTGGGTATCGGTGGAGCAGAGCGGCTGGTGGTGGATGCTGCTGTCGCCCTGAAGTCTCAGGGATGTAGCGTTCAGATCTGGACGGCCCATTATGATCCAACACACTGCTTCTCAGAAACCCTGGACCCAGACCTGCCTGTG gtgtgtgtgggtgactGGCTTCCCACCAGTGTGTTTGGTTACCTACATGCCCTATGTGCCTACCTGAGGATGATCTATGTAGCCCTCTACCTGGTCTTCTTCAGTGGGGTGGAGTATGATGTCATCTTCTGTGATCAG GTGTCGGTGTGCATCCCGATGTTGAGACTTTCCCGTCAAAGGAAGaaggttttgttttactgtcacTTCCCCGACCAGCTGCTGACCCAGAGGAGGTCAACTCTAAAGAAGCTTTACCGGGCTCCCATTGACTGGCTGGAGGAACGCACCACGGGAATGGCTGACATG ATTCTGGTAAACAGCAAGTTCACTGCAGGCATCTTCAGAGAGACCTTTCATAGTCTGAGCAGAGTCCAGACAGATGTCCTCTATCCTTCCCTCAACACACGTACCTTTGACCAGCCCTCCACTGAAGCACAGGGCCTGGAGGGGCTGCTCCCTGAGGCCACCTCCTGCCTGTTCCTCTCTCTGAACAGATATGAGAGAAAGAAGAATCTGGGCCTGGCTCTGGAGGCTCTGGCCTTCCTGAGGAGCAGCCTCCCTCCAAGCCAGAGAGCAGACGTTCACCTGGTGGTCGCAGGGGGCTACGATGACCGAGTTACTGAGAATGTTCAACATTACGTTGAACTGAAAGAACTGGCAGAGCAGCTCCACTTAAAGGACTGTGTCACTTTCCTGCGTTCCCCCTCTGATTCACTGAAGGTGGCACTGTTCCAGGGCAGCGCCGCCGTGCTCTACACCCCGAGCAGAGAGCATTTTGGGATCGTTCCCGTGGAGGCCATGTACTGCTGCTGCCCTGTTATCGCCGTGAACTCTGGGGGGCCCCTGGAGAGTGTGGCAGACGGGGAAACGGGCTTCTTGTGCGAGCCTACGGCCGAAGCCTTCTCTGAGGCCATGGGGAGGCTCGTCAGGGAGCCGCAGCTCCGCAGGGACATGGGACaagctgggaggaggagggtgcaaGATAAGTTCTCTCTTCAGGCCTTCTCTGACCAGCTGTATGGGTACATTGTCAGGCTGAGCCAGTGA
- the LOC118113699 gene encoding uncharacterized protein LOC118113699 encodes MHTCNTANHTQLCIRTHKTRRLVRALSSDYGVGQWELGAAPSLVWLIRALLQVKLRSLQRQADELRTVPSLQFSGLGSSGSPGPSLLQPIDQSVSTADYGDLIEFVNPLLGLSLWGVYVGEGWVIHFGVGDENMTQKACRRFLQQMVPKSSADRVLKKTRVCTQRVADIKLPPGTRIRVNNNKHNLVPSTQEMMRHRSDTFLLQEFKYDLMNFNSEHFATFVRYGHAVCNQIPFKNKNEAHVDTTQTLQMIMQQRMETET; translated from the exons ATGCATACCTGCAACACAGCCAACCATACACAATTGTGCATCCGGACACACAAG ACACGCCGACTGGTCAGGGCCTTAAGCAGTGATTATGGTGTTGGGCAGTGGGAGCTAGGGGCCGCACCGTCATTAGTCTGGTTAATCAGAGCCTTGCTCCAGGTTAAGCTCCGCAGCCTCCAGAGACAGGCTGATGAGCTGAGAACCGTGCCCAGCCTACAGTTCTCGGGTCTGGGCTCCAGCGGCTCCCCTGGTCCCAGCCTGCTCCAGCCA attgATCAGAGTGTGTCCACGGCAGATTACGGGGACTTGATTGAGTTTGTGAACCCACTGCTGGGATTGTCTCTTTGGGGGGTTTATGTTGGAGAAGGCTGGGTCATCCATTTTGGGGTGGGAG ACGAGAACATGACACAAAAAGCCTGCCGCAGATTCCTTCAGCAGATGGTTCCAAAGTCGAGCGCTGACCGTGTTCTGAAGAAGACCAGAGTCTGCACGCAGCGCGTTGCAGATATCAAACTGCCTCCAGGAACTCGAATCAgggtcaacaacaacaaacacaacctggTTCCGTCAACACAGGAGATGATGAGGCATCGCTCTGACACTTTTCTGCTGCAGGAGTTCAAATACGACCTGATGAACTTCAATAGTGAGCATTTCGCCACATTTGTCCGGTACGGCCACGCTGTGTGCAACCAG aTTCCCTTTAAGAACAAGAATGAGGCACATGTGGACACAACTCAGACTCTGCAAATGATAATGCAGCAACGGATGGAGACAGAAACTTGA